The following is a genomic window from Engraulis encrasicolus isolate BLACKSEA-1 chromosome 13, IST_EnEncr_1.0, whole genome shotgun sequence.
attaccctccggcaaggcatgacaaccactcatccaccaaccaccggtttctgagagaagttactgaagacttatcgtaaattgatttagcaaaaccggaataaaatataagacattgtgacatgtaatgcattatttggtttctgctgtcgaagagggatggttttgagggcacggttgtgttgacaaagatttgtggactttgatagcgttgtaattattgtatctgacagccacgtgaatcatgacgccgtcactactttgattgcgaccaatgcagccgagctgaggcgagacactcctctcagacttcctcgtgtctgagaacgtacgtacgtacgtccaaaggttggtcgcgacttcggtcggtcttgcgtctaaagaccaactgaagaccaacttaagatcaactcaagagcaacttaagaccaactcaagagcaacttacgaccaactcaagaccgacttaagacggttagctacgacaagaatcgagaaacggagtcctggcTGTCAACagagataagcaactgcagagatTCCATGGTCCGCCAGAAGCGCTTTGATTCTGCAAGTGTTTGCTGCACTGCGTGCATTATTACCATtactatgtacagtaggctacttcctCTAGATGTCTCTGACCTCACTGACCTGACTCCATGCTCTCTGGCTGGAGTTCAAATAGAATTTCAGTCAGTAGCCTATTTGTAATGGGAGGTGAGGCAGGAGATCGCCTgctgttactgtgaaatccaaacTGTCTGCAATCTAAAACCTCTGCTGAGTGTCCTGAGTCAATTAAACCGCCCCCATTTCTCTTGGCTGATTAGTTGCTGTGTGGTGGAAGTAACCTTTCAAGGAAATTGAAAGTAGGTCTCAAAAGAAAATGACACGGGAAAACACAACATCTTTGACTTCCACGTCGCCATCAAGAGGTCTTTATTAGTATACAGTGGGTATGACACATTATAGCACAAATACGAAAAGTGCTGAGATGTAGAGATATATAGCCCTTCTTCTAATGGAGACAGCAGGCAGGAAGGGGGCAGCACTGagagggcacacaaacacactcgcgcacgtgcacgaacgcatacacacgcacacgcacacacacacaaacacagttctaACTGTGCTGCTCCACTCTTACTGAGGCCTTCGCTGGAACTATCCTCAGAGGAAAGAATGTAGGGGCCATGTTGAAGTATGGAAACACGATCTCAAAGAAAgtctgtgtgaaagtgtgtaggtgtgcgttatTGTCAGGGTCAGAGAATGtcagctttcctctgtcccagtccagctgcactctgatcctctggagtttctgcttcactgtgaggagagtggagggctGTGGTGAGGCACATGCTCTATATTTACCATCTTTATACACCACATACCACCGTCCACTATTGGAGGTATAGTTtcccttcctctggagagactctgtcatCACACCCACATTCCACCATGTGttctccccaacctccacatcccagcagtgtgtccctgagttaaagccctcagagcccatcACACTGTGATAGAgatcaaatctctctggattgTCAGGAAGTTGTTGTATCTCATCACCCCATCTCACAgtggtcagatcctcagacaggatgagatgtgggtgtgcagtgttgggatccagagtgacaggagctgcagagaggaagcaCCACACACATGAGCTGAACATTAAggggtgtgtgttagggctgtgaACTGTCTTCATGCACACGAGCtgcagtgtgttcatgtgtgtgtgtgtgcgtgcatgcataggcctactcactGCATTGGAcaatctcctgcatcttctcccagactctgaacttcaggttgcccaggtgctttgccacattgatcagagctcctgaaagcctctctggatcctgcagtgtgcactgggctctggaataacattcaggagtcagtgctgctgtgggtttgggttcagaaccacTGTGCATGtctgacagaaaagagagagataggaggcaGATAACTCACCTTTCGACCGTGTTCTGGTAGTTCTAGGGAAattatgggaaaaaaacaacaacattaatttatatattttttaattattctgGATTGAGGATATAGAAGCCCATTTGAACCACATTGAAGTTATTTAATACTGACTAACAATATTCTCTTGTAGTTCTGGGAAATTGTGAAAATTTACTAATGAGCAAAAACAACCTTTAAATTCCACTAGACTTAGTgaattataaaaaaatatataaagggAAATACTTTCTAAACACATgaaaataaatatacagtattcaTATTCATACAAATAAAACCTGGCAATGCTGTACAATGTTATGCCTATTTAAGGGCAATTATCAATCATGTCATTAagtattaaaataataatattcaaTTTTGAGgtatttaatataggcctaacagAAATGCAAGTACGAGTTGCAAGTAAATGTGATTTCTAACAGAACCAGTTCTTACCTGGAgaaatgtgacatcatcagctttcaGGCCCTCTTCTATGCCCTTGATTGTGCCTGAAAGAGTtgagatctctctgctcatcttctcaatcttatccttcatcatctgactcttctgctcctcttcctcccacagTGCAGCTACCCTGACTGCttcttcatctcgtagaaactggtgaagcttctcaaactcctgtTTAATCTGCTTCTCTGTGTGCTGGACCTGAGTCTGTTTCAAAATACATATACAAGATTCATGGCCAGTCCAAGGCATGGTTGATATCATATAGTATCATATCAGACCAGATCAGTTATCTGCAATTGCTCATATGCATTatgtgttctgttttgttttagttTAAGGTCTCACCTTTATGTGTGTAGCTGTTTGGTCACAGATGAGTTTAACTTCTTCGAAAGTCTTCAGTTTCTTTTTCAGAGGCCCAAGTTTGATCTTGAATTCCTCCTGAAATGCAAACACGTCATTATGGCAAATATGCAGCAAAGGTATAAGTGgatctagattgaaagaccatccTGCTTGCTCATATTAAACTTGTGATTTTATTCCATACATCATTTAAAAATAACTATTTCCATATGCAAATTCAATGCAACTTCATTGGACAGAAATCAGGAATTGAAACTATAATGCAATATACAAAGGGTATAATAACAAGTGAAGCCTTTAAACTGCATCATTTGATCAATCGTACCTTAATGTCAAGTGCAGCTTCATCAATGGGACTGAAAGTGTGTCCTCTGTGTTTGTTGGAGTCTCTGCACACCAGACAAACAGGCTGTTTAtcctccagacagaagagcttgagtttctcactgtgcagatgacagagcacctcagaccctgctgaagctctctgactcctctcctgtaAGAAGGTCTCACACAGGTTCCTTAAAGTCAAACTGATTGGTGGGCGATCCATTGATGACTTTCTCCTGCAGACAGGACATTCTCTGGATCCTTTGGTGTTCCAGAACTGCTGCAGACAAACTTTACAGATGCTGTGACTACAGGAGAGGACGACAGGATCCTTGAAGAtttcacagcacacaggacaggagaAATCCTCTTCAGAGAAAGATTTAGATGCCAttgcacagactcacagacacaggcTCAATGTGGTTTCACTTTCATGTTCCCACTATAGGCTAAAAGCCAATCAGTCTGTAGAAGGAAAAGCATTGGAAACCATTGTCAATCTAATAGGTCACCTATTGATATCTAAATAATGTTGACTTTTGTTGGTTTCATAAAATATGTATGTAAAAATCATGTGGAAAAACTCACCTTTTGACGAGCACAGCACTCGGTGCAGCCTGAGCTTCCCACTTCCTCATTCAGTGCAGGGAGGGACTTTAAAAGAGATTTCCAATTGGCTAAATGTTGTGATAAAAGGAAAGGgaatggccagagagagagagagagagagagagagagagagagagagagagagagagagagagagagacctactaTGAGGCAGAGTGATCCATTGGACTGTGAGTTCTGGTGTGGTGTGTTCAGGCAATGTTAcatacaggggcggagtggcccaccttttcccaccgggagaattttccccttggcggccctctttaaaaaaaaaaaacaaaaaaaaaaaacaaagcgaacaacatggtttcctaaccaaaaagacaaaagccacgaaatctgcagtcgtactacatgtgaacattagtgttgtcaaaatatcaacctgaattggagaatttagcctacaccttgatgaaatgcacagccagtggtgtagtctacgtaaaacgatAAAACGAAGTATacacacccatttcaaaatttcagggattacagtatagtagagtagagtagagtagagtagagtatacccacttaaaattgattgatccattatttacaatagcacaaatatatacagtaggcctacacatcaaaaaatgctcaaatatacagtatacccacttcaaaaagtagactacaccactggagccatcatcacagtccaaagcattcataggcctagcctaggcTACATCACTAACTTACATCatggaaatgtgcactccactgtcattttgacagtttgaaattgaaatatcgtttaaggaagacaggattagcatgggcacaaagttttgagtgtggggatttttagaagagtaggcttacaaaatatagtatagtagcctatagcttacaaaaagtctgtctacattgtgcaataaacccaccatgcagcaaataagccaaacctagctacttcaaagcacaaccataagtcaacaaaatgtataaccaaacggtgtaggcctaccttaaaacgctgtcttcgtcgcagcaaatgtctttgtttcttgcaattacattttaatccacagtttaggctacacacccagcactgctcacatcagaatttgtggtaattattttgttccatttcttcagacattacataagctacatcctaaatgtgccacatataaatatatgtatgatatacattatactgtaaggagatataagcctaccgctagttctaacaaaccaatgccatcaaaacatgtacaacgtgttttcctgcttagctgcagttcacctccttaccacttggtggagtctgttcgtaacccaagtcaataaccacagaacaagtgaatctggagtggcagactgtaaactgtaacagtcatgtggaaatcggaaaataaatcacaacttactaatatttccattccttggtaaccaatataaatatcacaggttcttgaaatactgaaaacgaaactatgttactaagatctagtaaacatccgcgatctacggtgtatgaacattatcagtagaggaggggtgtggccaatttactgtttgacaccgtcactgaggtattgcggtcgggtagacggtatatatagtggTGAGTCAGTTTTTTCGTGATTAACTAGTGAATTGGAAATAGTTTATACATTCTATATCGTACAAACTCCTTGGGGCCGGCTAAGAACATTATGTGGTTAAGCACTTTAGGGCCGGCagagaacataatgcggccgctgaagtatatttcgcggccgcggcccaccgggacaagccccgatctcccgatggccactccgcgcctggttaCATAGAATGAAGATGATCACACTcagttcttcttttctttgcaaTTCGTTTTTATATTTTACATAGGAGCAGAACTACAGACAGACATTTCTGCTGTTCCTTTTGTCAATGTCTAGATATTACAGAAGTTGGTAGATATAGATGTTACAGAAACTAGGAGAAAGATTATCTTGCTTAGATTATTATCTCTGAGTCTTTTTGTAACACTTATTCATGGGTCTTTCTTTTTGTTCCTTTTCTCAAATTTATCTCATTGCATTCGAACATTGGCA
Proteins encoded in this region:
- the LOC134461129 gene encoding E3 ubiquitin-protein ligase TRIM35-like, whose amino-acid sequence is MASKSFSEEDFSCPVCCEIFKDPVVLSCSHSICKVCLQQFWNTKGSRECPVCRRKSSMDRPPISLTLRNLCETFLQERSQRASAGSEVLCHLHSEKLKLFCLEDKQPVCLVCRDSNKHRGHTFSPIDEAALDIKEEFKIKLGPLKKKLKTFEEVKLICDQTATHIKTQVQHTEKQIKQEFEKLHQFLRDEEAVRVAALWEEEEQKSQMMKDKIEKMSREISTLSGTIKGIEEGLKADDVTFLQNYQNTVERAQCTLQDPERLSGALINVAKHLGNLKFRVWEKMQEIVQCTPVTLDPNTAHPHLILSEDLTTVRWGDEIQQLPDNPERFDLYHSVMGSEGFNSGTHCWDVEVGENTWWNVGVMTESLQRKGNYTSNSGRWYVVYKDGKYRACASPQPSTLLTVKQKLQRIRVQLDWDRGKLTFSDPDNNAHLHTFTQTFFEIVFPYFNMAPTFFPLRIVPAKASVRVEQHS